A window from Halomicrobium urmianum encodes these proteins:
- a CDS encoding NAD(P)/FAD-dependent oxidoreductase, with product MTGDVVEHRQLVIAGTGIAGLTAAIYAARANNDPLVLEGDEPGGQLTLTTEVENYPGFPEGISGPDLVNNMKEQAQQFGADLEHGVVETVEDDDRPFRVELTNGDVYTCDAFITASGASARTLDVPGEDDLMGYGVSTCATCDGAFFRGEDMLVVGGGDAAMEEANFLTKFADTVYLVHRREEFRAEAQWVERIQKKVESGDVEIMRNTELLEIHGSAEEGVDHVTLAQNESGYPKDNLDDPGTETFDFDVGAVFLAIGHTPNTEYLEDTGVDLDEAGYVRTEGGVGEGETHTDVEGIFGAGDVVDHHYQQAVTAAGMGCKAAMDADEYLGDLPEAEAGEAEAAAEADD from the coding sequence ATGACAGGAGACGTCGTCGAGCACCGGCAGCTCGTCATCGCGGGCACCGGCATCGCGGGTCTGACAGCCGCCATCTACGCGGCGCGGGCGAACAACGATCCGCTCGTCCTCGAAGGGGACGAGCCGGGCGGACAGCTCACGCTGACTACCGAAGTCGAGAACTACCCCGGCTTCCCGGAGGGCATCTCCGGTCCCGACCTGGTCAACAACATGAAAGAGCAGGCCCAGCAGTTCGGGGCCGACCTCGAACACGGCGTCGTCGAGACGGTCGAGGACGACGACCGGCCCTTCCGGGTCGAACTCACCAACGGCGACGTCTACACCTGCGACGCGTTCATCACCGCGTCCGGCGCCAGCGCCCGCACGCTGGACGTCCCCGGTGAGGACGACCTGATGGGCTACGGCGTCTCGACGTGCGCCACCTGCGACGGCGCGTTCTTCCGCGGCGAGGATATGCTCGTCGTCGGCGGCGGCGACGCGGCCATGGAGGAGGCGAACTTCCTCACCAAGTTCGCCGACACCGTCTACCTGGTCCACCGCCGCGAGGAGTTCCGCGCGGAGGCCCAGTGGGTCGAGCGCATTCAGAAGAAAGTCGAGAGCGGCGACGTCGAGATCATGCGCAACACGGAACTGCTGGAGATCCACGGCTCTGCGGAGGAGGGCGTCGACCACGTGACGCTGGCACAGAACGAGTCGGGCTACCCGAAGGACAACCTCGACGACCCCGGCACGGAGACGTTCGACTTCGACGTCGGCGCCGTCTTCCTCGCGATCGGTCACACGCCGAACACGGAGTACCTGGAGGACACCGGCGTCGACCTCGACGAGGCCGGCTACGTCCGCACCGAGGGCGGCGTCGGCGAGGGCGAGACCCACACCGACGTCGAGGGGATCTTCGGCGCCGGCGACGTCGTCGACCACCACTACCAGCAGGCCGTCACCGCCGCCGGCATGGGCTGCAAGGCCGCGATGGACGCCGACGAGTACCTCGGCGACCTGCCCGAAGCGGAGGCCGGCGAGGCTGAGGCCGCCGCCGAGGCCGACGACTGA
- a CDS encoding DUF7545 family protein: MADDTVTLTIEQGDERDELTVPTALIDMLREEGDESAAQVVGDVAMIGLAQRIHGAVHHGKGETPEEIEQLDDLTMELFEERFGASFGEMTGHDH, from the coding sequence ATGGCAGACGACACTGTCACGCTGACGATCGAACAGGGAGACGAACGGGACGAACTCACCGTGCCGACGGCGCTGATCGACATGCTTCGCGAGGAGGGCGACGAATCGGCCGCCCAGGTCGTCGGCGACGTCGCCATGATCGGGCTCGCCCAGCGCATCCACGGCGCCGTCCACCACGGCAAGGGCGAGACGCCCGAGGAGATCGAACAGCTCGACGACCTGACGATGGAGCTGTTCGAGGAGCGGTTCGGTGCCTCCTTCGGCGAGATGACCGGTCACGACCACTGA
- a CDS encoding 2,5-diamino-6-(ribosylamino)-4(3H)-pyrimidinone 5'-phosphate reductase, with protein sequence MDVVVNAAMSADGKLSSRRREQIAISGEEDFDRVDQLRADSDAVMVGVGTVLADDPSLTVDDPDRRAAREARGEPTNPARVVADSRVRTPPDATVLDGRAPTYILTTRAAPTDFVEELEGAGAHVITAGEDRVDLVTGLAKLEGDGIDRLMVEGGGELIFSLFEADLIDELSAFVGPKIIGGRDAPTLADGDGFVEEFPSLTLSDVERVDDGVLLRWDC encoded by the coding sequence ATGGACGTCGTGGTCAACGCCGCGATGAGCGCGGACGGAAAGCTCTCCTCGCGGCGGCGCGAGCAGATCGCCATCTCCGGCGAGGAGGACTTCGACAGGGTGGACCAGCTCCGGGCGGACAGCGACGCGGTCATGGTGGGCGTGGGGACCGTGCTCGCCGACGATCCGTCGCTGACGGTGGACGACCCCGACCGCCGGGCAGCCCGCGAGGCGCGGGGCGAGCCGACCAACCCGGCCCGCGTGGTCGCCGACTCGCGGGTCCGGACGCCGCCGGACGCGACGGTCCTCGACGGCCGCGCGCCGACCTACATCCTGACGACCCGGGCCGCGCCGACGGACTTCGTCGAGGAGCTTGAGGGCGCGGGCGCGCACGTCATCACGGCCGGCGAGGACCGCGTCGACCTCGTGACCGGGCTCGCGAAGCTGGAGGGCGACGGGATCGACCGGCTGATGGTCGAGGGCGGCGGCGAGCTCATCTTCTCGCTGTTCGAGGCGGACCTGATCGACGAGCTGTCCGCGTTCGTCGGGCCGAAGATCATCGGCGGGCGCGACGCCCCCACCCTCGCGGACGGCGACGGCTTCGTCGAGGAGTTCCCGTCGCTGACGCTGTCGGACGTCGAGCGCGTCGACGACGGCGTCCTGCTCCGGTGGGACTGCTGA
- a CDS encoding Single-stranded DNA binding protein: MSLEDHAEELASDLGVDKEEVRSDLENLVNYSVPVDEAKQSLRRKYGDGSGGGGTPSSKDVAEISPDDSNVTVTARVLTVGTRSIQYQGDEQVIREGELADETGTISYTAWDEFGLSAGDTVTAGNAGVREWDGEPELNLGESTSLEFEEEPLDVPYEVGGDRDLADLVPGDRGRNVEVRVLEVEEKTIDGRNGETDILSGVFGDESGRLPFTDWDPHAEIEDGASVRIEDAFVREFRGAPSVNVSEFSTVERLDREVAATESAQRMSVSAAVDTGGLFDVELTGNVIQVRDGSGLIERCPECGRVVQNGQCRSHGAVDAEDDLRTKAILDDGTGTVTAVLDDELTAEIYGGGLEAARQHASEEMDREVVADRIADRIVGREFRVRGSLSVDEYGANLDATEFAETDDDPADRAREFVAEVDA; encoded by the coding sequence ATGAGTTTAGAGGACCATGCCGAGGAGCTCGCCTCCGACCTCGGCGTCGACAAAGAGGAGGTCAGATCGGACCTGGAGAACCTGGTGAACTACTCCGTCCCGGTGGACGAGGCCAAGCAGAGCCTCCGCCGGAAGTACGGCGACGGCAGCGGCGGGGGCGGCACGCCCTCGAGCAAGGACGTCGCCGAGATCTCGCCCGACGACTCGAACGTGACCGTCACCGCTCGCGTCCTGACGGTGGGCACGCGCTCCATCCAGTACCAGGGCGACGAGCAGGTGATCCGCGAGGGCGAACTGGCCGACGAGACCGGGACCATCTCCTACACGGCGTGGGACGAGTTTGGCCTCTCGGCCGGCGACACGGTCACCGCCGGTAACGCCGGCGTCCGCGAGTGGGACGGCGAGCCCGAGCTGAACCTCGGGGAGAGCACCAGCCTGGAGTTCGAGGAGGAGCCCCTCGACGTCCCCTACGAGGTCGGCGGCGACCGCGACCTGGCCGACCTCGTGCCGGGCGATCGGGGCCGCAACGTCGAGGTCCGCGTCCTCGAGGTCGAGGAGAAGACCATCGACGGCCGGAACGGCGAGACCGACATTCTCAGCGGCGTCTTCGGCGACGAGAGCGGCAGGCTTCCCTTCACGGACTGGGACCCCCACGCCGAGATCGAGGACGGGGCGTCGGTGCGCATCGAGGACGCGTTCGTCCGGGAGTTCCGCGGCGCGCCCTCGGTCAACGTCTCGGAGTTCTCGACGGTCGAGCGGCTGGACCGCGAGGTCGCGGCCACCGAGAGCGCCCAGCGGATGAGCGTCAGTGCGGCCGTCGACACCGGCGGCCTGTTCGACGTCGAACTGACCGGGAACGTCATCCAGGTGCGCGACGGCTCGGGCCTCATCGAGCGCTGTCCCGAGTGCGGTCGGGTCGTCCAGAACGGCCAGTGCCGGAGCCACGGGGCCGTCGACGCCGAGGACGACCTGCGGACGAAGGCCATCCTCGACGACGGAACGGGGACGGTGACCGCCGTCCTCGACGACGAACTGACCGCCGAGATCTACGGCGGCGGCCTCGAGGCGGCCCGTCAGCACGCCAGCGAGGAGATGGACCGCGAGGTGGTGGCCGACCGCATCGCCGACCGCATCGTCGGCCGCGAGTTCCGCGTCCGCGGCTCGCTGTCAGTCGACGAGTACGGCGCGAACCTCGATGCCACCGAGTTCGCCGAGACGGACGACGACCCGGCCGATCGGGCCCGCGAGTTCGTCGCCGAGGTGGACGCATGA
- a CDS encoding metallophosphoesterase — MGVEPVPDEPAAVADCDGERALVVADYHAGIERGLRRQGVELESDADARRERLLALLDRTEPDRLVVLGDLAHAIGDPEGAEHEELTTLLDAVSVPVTLVKGNHDGDLEPFLGEFEDVTVTPSHGTRIGPVGFVHGHTWPSPDVLRADVLCVGHEHPVVRLEDEVGGTRVERAWLRGGLDPDPFEAFHDLELDVRGDLVVFPAFNDRSGGTWVNVEGQEFLSPFLPAGLAGGEAYLLDGTRLGDYRRV, encoded by the coding sequence ATGGGCGTCGAACCGGTCCCGGACGAACCGGCCGCCGTCGCCGACTGCGACGGCGAGCGAGCGCTGGTGGTCGCTGACTACCACGCCGGCATCGAGCGGGGCCTGCGCCGGCAGGGCGTCGAGCTGGAAAGCGACGCCGACGCCCGCCGCGAGCGCCTGCTGGCCCTGCTGGACCGGACCGAACCGGACCGGCTGGTCGTCCTCGGCGACCTCGCCCACGCCATCGGCGACCCGGAGGGCGCCGAGCACGAGGAGTTGACGACCCTGCTCGACGCCGTCTCGGTCCCGGTAACGCTCGTGAAGGGCAACCACGACGGCGACCTGGAGCCGTTCCTGGGAGAGTTCGAGGACGTGACCGTGACGCCGAGCCACGGGACCCGGATCGGCCCCGTCGGGTTCGTCCACGGCCACACGTGGCCGAGCCCGGACGTCCTCCGAGCGGACGTGCTCTGCGTCGGCCACGAGCACCCCGTGGTCCGCCTGGAGGACGAGGTGGGCGGGACCCGCGTCGAGCGCGCGTGGCTGCGGGGCGGCCTCGACCCCGACCCCTTCGAGGCGTTCCACGACCTCGAGCTGGACGTCCGCGGCGACCTCGTGGTCTTCCCGGCGTTCAACGACCGCTCGGGCGGGACGTGGGTCAACGTCGAGGGCCAGGAGTTCCTCTCGCCGTTCCTCCCCGCCGGGCTCGCCGGCGGCGAGGCGTACCTGCTGGACGGGACGCGGCTGGGCGACTACAGACGGGTGTGA
- a CDS encoding DEAD/DEAH box helicase: protein MTDAATGDAAFTALGEQVRGALSERGFTTPTEPQRRAIPPLARGEDALVVAPTGTGKTETAMLPVFDALAGGESENAERFGIGALYVTPLRALNRDMRERLEWWGQTLDLEVDVRHGDTTDYQRQKQANDPPDVLVTTPETVQAMLTGSKLRTALEDLEHVVIDEVHELAASKRGAQLTIAMERLREISGPFQRIGLSATVGDPEEVGRFLTGGRGCEIVEVDVGSRLEVNVTRPQVTDRDESLAGKLATDPEVASHVRAIDELIGEHESVLLFVNTRQTAEALGSRFKELGTNIDVHHGSLSKEARIRVEDEFKAGELDALLCTSSMELGIDVGHVDHVIQYGSPRQVSRLLQRVGRAGHRRDLVSSGTIVTTHPDDTFEALAIARQAQAGEVEPAGIHDGSLDVVANQVAGVVMDFGDVRAMEAYEIITRAYPFRDLTVDQFRDVVRELGENRVIWIDEAADTLEKRRGTWQYFYQNLSMIPDEATYDVEDVASGDQVGTLDEQFVVNFAQPGEVFIQRGEMWRITDVDEDEEVVTVSPIEDPAGEVPSWVGQEIPVPRAVAEEVGEIRRVAGQQLQGGAPAESVARDLARRYDADAATIESAIEQLAGHDAPFPDADTVLVEYYGHEVVVNATFGHKVNETLGRILSAMLGQRAGSTVAMEVDPYRIELELPSGISGADAVDVLESTDPDHVEAIIELSLKNADALKFKLAQVATKFGTLKRWRGRGSTDFGRDRLLAALEGTPIYDEAVREVFHEDLAIDETRQVLAAISEGGIEVETTGERTPIGNGGRSSGRELLSPEHADASVIETVKERIQNDRILLFCLHCQEWQTRRKVSRVRDQPECPECGSTRIAALNPWADEVIAAIKSGDKDDEQEKMTERAYRSASLVQSHGRRAVIALAARGVGPHNAARIINRLREDEDEFYRDILSQEREYARTQSFWG from the coding sequence ATGACTGACGCCGCGACCGGCGACGCCGCCTTCACCGCGCTGGGCGAGCAGGTCCGGGGGGCTCTCTCCGAGCGCGGCTTCACCACCCCCACGGAGCCCCAGCGCCGGGCCATCCCGCCGCTGGCACGGGGGGAGGACGCCCTCGTCGTCGCGCCGACGGGCACCGGTAAGACCGAGACGGCGATGCTGCCGGTGTTCGACGCGCTCGCGGGGGGCGAGAGCGAAAACGCGGAGCGCTTCGGCATCGGTGCCCTCTACGTGACGCCGCTGCGGGCGCTCAACCGCGACATGCGCGAGCGCCTGGAGTGGTGGGGCCAGACGCTCGATCTGGAGGTCGACGTCCGCCACGGCGACACCACGGACTACCAGCGCCAGAAGCAGGCCAACGACCCGCCGGACGTCCTCGTCACCACGCCGGAGACGGTCCAGGCGATGCTGACGGGATCGAAGCTCCGGACGGCCCTGGAGGACCTCGAACACGTCGTGATCGACGAGGTCCACGAACTGGCCGCCTCCAAGCGCGGGGCCCAGCTGACCATCGCGATGGAGCGGCTGCGCGAGATCTCCGGCCCCTTCCAGCGGATCGGGCTCTCCGCGACGGTCGGGGACCCCGAGGAAGTGGGACGTTTCCTCACCGGCGGCCGGGGCTGCGAAATCGTCGAGGTCGACGTGGGCAGCCGGCTCGAGGTGAACGTGACCCGCCCGCAGGTGACCGACCGCGACGAGTCGCTGGCGGGGAAGCTCGCGACCGACCCCGAAGTGGCCAGCCACGTCCGGGCCATCGACGAACTGATCGGCGAGCACGAGTCGGTCCTGCTGTTCGTCAACACGCGACAGACGGCGGAGGCGCTGGGCTCGCGGTTCAAGGAACTGGGCACGAACATCGACGTCCACCACGGCTCGCTGTCGAAGGAGGCCCGCATCCGCGTCGAGGACGAGTTCAAGGCGGGCGAACTGGACGCCCTCCTCTGTACGTCCTCGATGGAGCTGGGCATCGACGTGGGCCACGTCGATCACGTGATCCAGTACGGGAGCCCCCGGCAGGTCTCGCGCCTCCTCCAGCGCGTGGGGCGCGCGGGCCACCGGCGCGATCTCGTGTCGTCGGGCACCATCGTCACGACCCACCCCGACGACACGTTCGAGGCGCTGGCCATCGCCCGCCAGGCCCAGGCCGGCGAGGTCGAACCGGCGGGCATCCACGACGGCAGCCTCGACGTCGTCGCCAACCAGGTCGCCGGCGTCGTGATGGACTTCGGCGACGTCCGCGCGATGGAAGCCTACGAGATAATCACGCGGGCCTACCCGTTCCGCGACCTCACCGTCGACCAGTTCCGCGACGTGGTCCGCGAACTCGGCGAGAACAGGGTGATCTGGATCGACGAGGCGGCCGACACCCTGGAGAAGCGCCGCGGCACCTGGCAGTACTTCTACCAGAACCTCTCGATGATCCCCGACGAGGCAACCTACGACGTGGAGGACGTGGCCTCCGGCGACCAGGTCGGGACGCTGGACGAGCAGTTCGTCGTCAACTTCGCCCAGCCCGGCGAGGTGTTCATCCAGCGCGGCGAGATGTGGCGGATCACCGACGTCGACGAGGACGAGGAGGTCGTCACCGTCTCGCCCATCGAGGACCCCGCCGGTGAGGTGCCCTCGTGGGTCGGTCAGGAGATCCCCGTCCCCCGCGCGGTCGCCGAGGAGGTCGGCGAGATCCGCCGCGTCGCGGGCCAGCAACTACAGGGCGGCGCACCCGCCGAGTCCGTCGCCCGCGACCTCGCGCGGCGCTACGACGCCGACGCCGCGACCATCGAGAGCGCCATCGAGCAGCTGGCGGGCCACGACGCGCCCTTCCCCGACGCCGACACGGTTCTCGTCGAGTACTACGGCCACGAGGTGGTCGTCAACGCCACCTTCGGCCACAAGGTCAACGAGACGCTCGGGCGGATCCTCTCGGCCATGCTCGGCCAGCGCGCCGGGTCAACGGTCGCGATGGAGGTCGACCCCTACCGGATCGAGCTCGAACTGCCAAGCGGGATCAGCGGCGCCGACGCCGTCGACGTGCTGGAGTCGACCGACCCCGACCACGTCGAGGCGATCATCGAACTCAGCCTGAAGAACGCCGACGCGCTGAAGTTCAAGCTCGCCCAGGTGGCCACGAAGTTCGGCACGCTCAAGCGCTGGCGCGGCCGCGGCTCGACGGACTTCGGCCGCGACCGCCTGCTGGCCGCGCTGGAGGGGACGCCCATCTACGACGAGGCCGTCCGCGAGGTGTTCCACGAGGACCTCGCCATCGACGAGACGCGGCAGGTGCTCGCGGCGATTTCGGAGGGCGGCATCGAGGTGGAAACCACGGGCGAGCGGACGCCGATCGGTAATGGGGGACGTTCGTCAGGGCGCGAACTGCTCTCGCCGGAGCACGCCGACGCCAGCGTCATCGAGACCGTCAAGGAGCGCATCCAGAACGACCGGATCCTCCTGTTCTGTTTACACTGTCAGGAGTGGCAAACACGGCGGAAGGTCTCCCGCGTCCGCGACCAGCCGGAGTGTCCCGAGTGCGGGTCGACCCGCATCGCCGCGCTGAACCCCTGGGCCGACGAGGTGATCGCGGCGATCAAGTCGGGGGACAAGGACGACGAGCAGGAGAAGATGACCGAGCGGGCCTACCGCTCGGCGTCGCTGGTTCAGAGCCACGGCCGGCGGGCCGTCATCGCGCTCGCAGCGAGGGGCGTCGGCCCCCACAACGCCGCCCGGATCATCAACCGCCTCCGCGAGGACGAGGACGAGTTCTACCGCGACATCCTCAGCCAGGAGCGGGAGTACGCCCGCACGCAGTCGTTCTGGGGCTAG